One stretch of Streptomyces sp. A2-16 DNA includes these proteins:
- a CDS encoding transglycosylase domain-containing protein encodes MSDQPQQPTEGWAPRETQQAEEPGGKKKAKRPKRTGWRRLIPTWRMVLGTFVLGLIALAGLFYLGYSMVKIPPANALATKQSNVYLYADGSQLARDGEVNRENVSLSQVSKDAQHAVLAAEDRDFYTESAIDPKAMLRAAWNTATGKGKQSGSTITQQYVKNYYLAQEQTVTRKAKEFFISIKLDREKSKDEILEGYLNTSYFGRNAYGIQAAAQAYYGVDAVDLDPAHAAYLAALVNAPSEYDVVAHPENKAAAEARWNYVLDGMVKKGWLAQSARTGLKFPMPKEQTLSTGLSGQRGYIKDAVEDYIINNKILTKDQLEAGGYRITTTLQKSKQDAFVKAVNDQVMKKLDKKDNKVDNYVRAGGASVDPKTGKVVAMYGGIDYVKQYTNGATRGDFQVGSIFKPIVFASAVQNDSETQDGQTITPNTYYDGTNKRPVVGWSGGNYAPENEDQGSYGEITVREATDKSVNSVYAQMAVDVGSDKVKQTAIDLGIPADTPDLTATPSIALGVNTASVLDMAEAYATLANHGRHGTYTMIDKITKDGQETVELPAQKTRQAISREAADTTTSILQSVVENGTATAAQGADRPAAGKTGTAEEDTAAWFAGYTPELATVVSVMGQDPVTAAHKSLYGAMGLERVNGGGPPAEIWAQYTKAALKGKSVSDFDLELQPGAEQRAPSTQAPVDPSTEGQDNGGATGDTTGGQETPGQTQGQTQGQSQGQTQGQDNGGTTGDTTTGGDTGGTTTDGGTTTGGTAGDTSTGGGTTDGGTTGDATGGTTGDSPSGGAATGGQNLVGTTRRE; translated from the coding sequence ATGAGCGACCAGCCGCAGCAGCCGACCGAGGGCTGGGCACCGAGAGAGACGCAGCAGGCTGAAGAGCCCGGCGGGAAGAAGAAGGCCAAGCGGCCCAAGCGGACCGGCTGGCGACGGCTGATCCCGACCTGGCGCATGGTGCTGGGCACCTTCGTCCTCGGGCTGATCGCCCTGGCCGGACTGTTCTACCTCGGCTACTCCATGGTCAAGATCCCGCCGGCCAACGCGCTCGCCACCAAGCAGTCCAACGTCTACCTGTACGCCGACGGCAGCCAGCTCGCCCGCGACGGCGAGGTCAACCGCGAGAACGTCTCCCTCTCGCAGGTCTCCAAGGACGCCCAGCACGCCGTCCTCGCCGCCGAGGACCGCGACTTCTACACCGAGTCCGCGATCGACCCGAAGGCCATGCTGCGGGCCGCGTGGAACACCGCGACCGGCAAGGGCAAGCAGTCCGGTTCGACGATCACCCAGCAGTACGTGAAGAACTACTACCTGGCCCAGGAGCAGACGGTCACCCGCAAGGCCAAGGAGTTCTTCATCTCGATCAAGCTGGACCGCGAGAAGTCAAAGGACGAGATCCTCGAGGGCTACCTCAACACCAGCTACTTCGGCCGCAACGCCTACGGCATCCAGGCCGCCGCCCAGGCCTACTACGGCGTCGACGCCGTGGACCTCGACCCGGCCCACGCCGCCTACCTCGCCGCGCTGGTCAACGCCCCGAGCGAGTACGACGTCGTCGCACACCCCGAGAACAAGGCGGCGGCCGAGGCCCGCTGGAACTACGTCCTGGACGGCATGGTCAAGAAGGGCTGGCTCGCCCAGTCCGCGCGCACCGGCCTGAAGTTCCCGATGCCCAAGGAGCAGACCCTCTCCACCGGTCTGTCCGGGCAGCGCGGCTACATCAAGGACGCCGTCGAGGACTACATCATCAACAACAAGATCCTCACCAAGGACCAGTTGGAGGCGGGCGGCTACCGCATCACCACCACCCTGCAGAAGAGCAAGCAGGACGCCTTCGTGAAGGCGGTCAACGACCAGGTGATGAAGAAGCTCGACAAGAAGGACAACAAGGTCGACAACTACGTCCGCGCGGGCGGCGCCTCCGTCGACCCGAAGACCGGCAAGGTCGTCGCGATGTACGGCGGCATCGACTACGTCAAGCAGTACACGAACGGCGCGACCCGCGGCGACTTCCAGGTCGGCTCCATCTTCAAGCCCATCGTGTTCGCCTCGGCCGTCCAGAACGACTCCGAGACGCAGGACGGCCAGACCATCACCCCGAACACCTACTACGACGGCACCAACAAGCGTCCGGTCGTGGGCTGGAGCGGCGGCAACTACGCCCCCGAGAACGAGGACCAGGGCTCCTACGGCGAGATCACCGTGCGCGAGGCCACCGACAAGTCCGTCAACTCGGTGTACGCGCAGATGGCCGTCGACGTCGGCTCCGACAAGGTCAAGCAGACCGCGATCGACCTGGGCATCCCGGCCGACACCCCGGACCTGACCGCGACCCCCTCGATCGCGCTGGGTGTGAACACCGCGAGCGTCCTCGACATGGCGGAGGCCTACGCGACACTCGCCAACCACGGCAGGCACGGCACGTACACGATGATCGACAAGATCACCAAGGACGGCCAGGAGACCGTGGAGCTGCCCGCTCAGAAGACCCGTCAGGCCATCAGCCGCGAGGCCGCCGACACCACCACCTCGATCCTGCAGAGCGTCGTCGAGAACGGCACCGCCACCGCCGCCCAGGGCGCGGACCGCCCCGCCGCGGGCAAGACCGGTACCGCCGAGGAGGACACCGCGGCCTGGTTCGCCGGCTACACCCCCGAACTCGCCACGGTCGTCTCCGTGATGGGCCAGGACCCGGTGACCGCCGCGCACAAGTCGCTGTACGGCGCCATGGGCCTGGAGCGCGTCAACGGCGGCGGGCCGCCCGCCGAGATCTGGGCGCAGTACACCAAGGCCGCCCTCAAGGGGAAGTCGGTCAGCGACTTCGACCTCGAACTCCAGCCGGGCGCCGAGCAGCGGGCCCCGAGCACCCAGGCCCCCGTCGACCCGAGCACCGAGGGCCAGGACAACGGCGGCGCCACGGGCGACACCACCGGCGGCCAGGAGACCCCGGGCCAGACGCAGGGGCAGACCCAGGGCCAGTCCCAGGGGCAGACCCAGGGCCAGGACAACGGCGGCACCACCGGCGACACCACGACCGGCGGCGACACCGGCGGCACGACGACCGACGGCGGCACGACGACGGGCGGCACCGCCGGGGACACCTCGACCGGTGGCGGCACGACCGACGGCGGCACCACGGGTGACGCGACCGGAGGCACCACCGGGGACTCACCGAGCGGCGGCGCGGCGACCGGCGGCCAGAACCTGGTGGGCACGACCCGGCGGGAGTGA
- the sugE gene encoding quaternary ammonium compound efflux SMR transporter SugE, with the protein MAWVLLVVAGLLEVGWAVGMKYTDGFTRLVPSLFTGAGIVASMLLLSYAAKSLPIGTAYGVWVGIGAAGAAVLGMVVLGEPVTAARIFFVCLLVVAVVGLKATSGH; encoded by the coding sequence ATGGCCTGGGTTCTGCTCGTCGTCGCCGGTCTGCTCGAGGTCGGCTGGGCGGTCGGCATGAAGTACACCGACGGTTTCACCCGGCTCGTGCCGAGCCTGTTCACCGGCGCGGGCATCGTCGCCAGCATGCTGCTGCTGTCGTACGCCGCCAAGTCCCTGCCCATCGGTACCGCCTACGGCGTCTGGGTCGGGATCGGGGCGGCCGGGGCGGCGGTGCTCGGCATGGTGGTGCTGGGTGAGCCGGTCACCGCCGCCCGGATCTTCTTCGTCTGTCTGCTGGTGGTCGCCGTCGTGGGGCTGAAGGCGACCTCCGGTCACTGA
- a CDS encoding co-chaperone GroES, with product MSAKRNDTPHDKLPIRMLHDRVLVRQENGEGERRSGGGILIPATAAVGRRLAWAEVVAVGQNVRTVEPGDRVLYDPEDRAEVEVRGTGYVLMRERDLHAVAADRFEGSEDSTGLYL from the coding sequence GTGAGCGCCAAGAGAAACGACACCCCGCACGACAAGCTGCCCATCCGGATGCTGCACGACCGCGTACTGGTCCGGCAGGAGAACGGCGAGGGCGAGCGGCGGTCGGGCGGCGGCATCCTCATCCCCGCCACCGCGGCCGTCGGACGCCGGCTGGCCTGGGCCGAGGTCGTCGCCGTGGGTCAGAACGTACGGACCGTGGAGCCCGGGGACCGGGTGCTGTACGACCCGGAGGACCGGGCCGAGGTCGAGGTGCGCGGGACCGGGTACGTCCTGATGCGTGAGCGCGATCTGCACGCGGTGGCGGCCGACCGGTTCGAGGGCTCCGAGGACTCGACCGGCCTCTACCTCTGA
- a CDS encoding DUF3618 domain-containing protein, whose translation MADTSDIRTPAQIEADIKRRRDMLAETLDEIGVRVHPKTIVGDAKAKVVSNIDHTLGRAYVSVNKAVTDVKAQFVDEDGAPRLERVVPVALVAVGLVGLLALGTRRRKG comes from the coding sequence GTGGCGGACACGTCGGACATCAGAACCCCGGCGCAGATCGAGGCGGACATCAAGCGCCGCCGCGACATGCTGGCCGAGACGCTCGACGAGATCGGGGTGCGGGTGCACCCGAAGACGATCGTCGGCGATGCCAAGGCCAAAGTAGTCTCCAACATCGACCACACGCTCGGGCGGGCCTACGTCTCCGTCAACAAGGCGGTCACCGACGTGAAGGCCCAGTTCGTGGACGAGGACGGCGCTCCCCGTCTGGAGCGTGTCGTGCCCGTCGCCCTCGTCGCCGTGGGACTCGTGGGGCTGCTCGCCCTGGGAACCCGGCGCCGCAAGGGCTGA
- the bcp gene encoding thioredoxin-dependent thiol peroxidase, whose product MSERLQPGDVAPAFTLPDADGHEVSLSDHKGRKVIVYFYPAALTPGCTKQACDFTDNLEVLAGAGYDVIGVSPDAPEKLAKFREKESLKVTLLADPEKTVTEAYGAYGEKKNYGKTYMGVIRSTIIVDEEGKVERALYNVRATGHVAKIIKDLGI is encoded by the coding sequence ATGAGCGAGCGACTCCAGCCCGGGGACGTGGCCCCCGCCTTCACCCTGCCCGACGCCGACGGCCACGAGGTGTCCCTGTCGGACCACAAGGGCCGCAAGGTCATCGTCTACTTCTACCCGGCCGCGCTGACCCCCGGCTGCACGAAGCAGGCCTGCGACTTCACGGACAACCTGGAGGTGCTGGCCGGCGCGGGCTACGACGTCATCGGCGTCTCCCCGGACGCTCCGGAGAAGCTGGCGAAGTTCCGCGAGAAGGAGTCCCTGAAGGTCACCCTCCTCGCCGACCCGGAGAAGACCGTGACCGAGGCCTACGGCGCCTACGGCGAGAAGAAGAACTACGGCAAGACCTACATGGGCGTCATCCGCTCCACGATCATCGTGGACGAGGAGGGCAAGGTCGAACGGGCCCTGTACAACGTCCGCGCGACGGGCCACGTGGCGAAGATCATCAAGGACCTGGGTATCTGA
- a CDS encoding HNH endonuclease signature motif containing protein, which produces MGASAYTRERLEEAARGARTLSEALQRLGVDPRSSTRRYVAERMKKLGVDISHFEREGVKWTREILQEAVSASTNMCEVLRRLGLEVVGGHHTHISRRIKAYGIDVSHFQVPIQRGDALRRRTPGELLTEQPADNARRIHSDRLRRAMTSVGVPERCALCGVEAVWRGYPLPLEVDHIDGNWRDNRAENLRLLCPNCHSTTDNYRGRGKGRAS; this is translated from the coding sequence GTGGGGGCCAGTGCGTACACCAGGGAGCGACTGGAGGAGGCGGCTCGGGGAGCTCGGACCTTGTCCGAGGCGTTGCAGAGGTTGGGGGTGGATCCGCGGAGTTCGACTCGGCGGTACGTCGCCGAGCGGATGAAGAAGCTGGGCGTGGACATCTCGCACTTCGAGCGGGAGGGGGTGAAGTGGACGCGGGAGATCCTCCAGGAAGCCGTCTCGGCGTCGACGAACATGTGCGAGGTGCTGCGTCGGCTGGGACTCGAGGTGGTGGGCGGGCACCACACACACATCAGCCGGCGGATCAAGGCGTACGGCATCGATGTCTCGCACTTCCAGGTGCCGATCCAGCGGGGGGACGCGTTGCGTCGCCGGACGCCGGGCGAACTGCTCACCGAGCAGCCCGCGGACAACGCCCGGCGCATCCATAGCGATCGCCTCAGGCGGGCGATGACGAGCGTCGGTGTACCCGAGCGGTGTGCCCTGTGTGGTGTCGAAGCAGTCTGGCGGGGGTATCCGCTGCCCCTCGAGGTCGACCACATCGACGGCAACTGGCGGGACAACCGCGCCGAGAACCTGCGGCTTCTGTGCCCCAACTGCCACTCGACAACGGACAATTACCGCGGGCGCGGCAAGGGGCGCGCTTCATGA
- a CDS encoding HNH endonuclease: MSSGVQYTRERLAEAAARCSDIEEVIAFFGTQPYTTLRRYLIRRFAHFGIDVSHFSPNGGQRRPTPDDLRGAIARSKSIAEALRRLERPDNGRQRALLRQWVAEEGLTTAHFLGQAHQRGKTRPAVLKHPEEILVQHDGRRRTRTHLLRRALCEVGVPEECADCGVGPEWLGKPMTLEVDHINGDWSDDRRENLRLLCPNCHAITSTWCRGGNRRRAAPGTMADA; the protein is encoded by the coding sequence ATGAGCAGCGGTGTGCAGTACACCCGGGAGCGGCTGGCCGAAGCCGCAGCACGGTGCTCCGACATCGAAGAGGTCATCGCCTTCTTCGGTACCCAGCCGTACACCACACTCCGCCGCTACCTCATCCGACGGTTCGCGCACTTCGGCATCGACGTCTCGCACTTCAGCCCCAACGGCGGGCAGCGCCGCCCCACCCCCGACGACTTGCGCGGCGCAATCGCCAGGTCCAAATCCATCGCGGAGGCGCTGCGCCGCTTGGAGCGCCCGGACAACGGCAGGCAGCGCGCGCTGTTACGTCAGTGGGTCGCCGAGGAGGGCCTCACAACTGCGCACTTCTTGGGGCAAGCCCATCAACGAGGGAAGACTCGCCCAGCCGTCCTCAAGCACCCGGAGGAGATCCTGGTACAACACGACGGCAGGCGCCGAACGAGGACCCACCTGCTGCGCCGTGCTCTGTGCGAAGTCGGCGTCCCCGAAGAGTGTGCGGACTGCGGCGTCGGCCCCGAATGGCTCGGCAAGCCCATGACCCTGGAGGTCGATCACATCAACGGGGACTGGAGCGACGACCGGCGCGAGAACCTGCGGTTGCTCTGCCCCAACTGCCACGCGATCACCAGCACCTGGTGCAGGGGAGGCAACAGGCGCCGAGCGGCTCCCGGTACGATGGCAGACGCCTAG
- the rdgB gene encoding RdgB/HAM1 family non-canonical purine NTP pyrophosphatase, which yields MTRLILATRNAGKINELHAILADAGLPFDLVGADAYPEIPDVKETGVTFAENALLKAHALAQATGLPAIADDSGLCVDVLNGAPGIFSARWSGTHGDDVANLNLLLAQLSDIADEHRGAHFACAAALALPDGTERVVEGRLRGVLRHAPVGTNGFGYDPILQPDGETRTCAELTAEEKNAISHRGQAFRALVPVVRELSG from the coding sequence ATGACCCGCCTGATCCTCGCCACCCGCAACGCCGGGAAAATCAACGAGCTCCACGCGATCCTCGCCGACGCAGGTCTGCCCTTCGACCTCGTCGGCGCGGACGCGTACCCCGAGATCCCCGACGTCAAGGAAACCGGCGTCACCTTCGCCGAGAACGCCCTCCTCAAGGCCCACGCCCTCGCCCAGGCCACGGGCCTGCCGGCGATCGCCGACGACTCGGGCCTCTGCGTGGACGTCCTCAACGGCGCCCCCGGCATCTTCTCGGCCCGCTGGTCAGGGACGCACGGAGACGACGTCGCGAACCTGAACCTGCTCCTGGCCCAACTGTCGGACATCGCCGACGAACACCGCGGCGCCCACTTCGCCTGCGCGGCGGCACTCGCCCTGCCGGACGGTACGGAGCGGGTCGTCGAGGGCCGGCTGCGGGGCGTCCTGCGCCACGCCCCTGTGGGCACGAACGGCTTCGGCTACGACCCGATCCTCCAGCCGGACGGCGAGACACGGACCTGCGCCGAGCTGACGGCGGAGGAGAAGAACGCGATCAGCCACCGGGGGCAGGCGTTTCGGGCGTTGGTGCCGGTGGTGCGGGAGTTGTCGGGCTGA
- the rph gene encoding ribonuclease PH has translation MSRIDGRTPEQLRPVTIERGWSKHAEGSVLVSFGDTKVFCTASVTEGVPRWRKGSGEGWVTAEYSMLPRATNTRGDRESVRGKIGGRTHEISRLIGRSLRAVIDYKALGENTIVLDCDVLQADGGTRTAAITGAYVALADAVSWAQGKKLIKAGRKPLTGTVSAVSVGIVGGVPLLDLRYEEDVKADTDMNVVCTGDGRFVEVQGTAEAEPFARDELNSLLDLAVLGCSELAALQSKALDTVLER, from the coding sequence ATGTCTCGAATCGACGGCCGCACCCCCGAACAACTCCGCCCTGTCACCATCGAACGCGGCTGGAGCAAGCACGCCGAGGGCTCCGTCCTCGTCTCCTTCGGCGACACCAAGGTCTTCTGCACCGCCTCCGTCACCGAAGGCGTCCCCCGCTGGCGCAAAGGCAGCGGCGAGGGCTGGGTGACCGCCGAGTACTCCATGCTGCCCCGCGCCACCAACACCCGCGGCGACCGCGAATCCGTCCGCGGCAAGATCGGCGGCCGCACGCACGAGATCAGCCGCCTCATCGGTCGCTCCCTGCGCGCGGTCATCGACTACAAGGCGCTCGGCGAGAACACCATCGTCCTCGACTGCGACGTCCTCCAGGCCGACGGCGGCACCCGCACCGCGGCCATCACCGGCGCCTACGTGGCACTGGCGGACGCCGTCTCCTGGGCCCAGGGCAAGAAGCTGATCAAGGCCGGCCGCAAACCCCTGACCGGAACCGTCAGCGCGGTCTCCGTGGGCATCGTCGGCGGAGTCCCCCTGCTCGACCTCCGCTACGAGGAGGACGTCAAGGCCGACACCGACATGAACGTCGTCTGCACCGGAGACGGCCGCTTCGTCGAGGTCCAGGGCACCGCCGAAGCCGAACCCTTCGCCCGCGACGAGCTCAACTCCCTCCTCGACCTCGCCGTCCTCGGCTGCTCCGAACTCGCCGCCCTGCAGAGCAAGGCGCTTGATACGGTCCTCGAAAGGTAA
- a CDS encoding PTS glucose/sucrose transporter subunit IIB: MATKAEKIVAGLGGIENIEEVEGCITRLRTEVVDAGKVDEAALKAAGAHGVVKMGTAIQVVIGTDADPIAAEIEDMM, from the coding sequence ATGGCCACCAAGGCAGAGAAGATCGTCGCCGGACTCGGCGGCATCGAGAACATCGAAGAGGTCGAGGGCTGCATCACCCGCCTGCGCACCGAGGTCGTCGACGCGGGCAAGGTCGACGAAGCCGCCCTCAAAGCCGCAGGCGCCCACGGCGTCGTCAAGATGGGCACCGCGATCCAGGTCGTCATCGGCACCGACGCCGACCCGATCGCCGCGGAGATCGAGGACATGATGTGA
- a CDS encoding PTS transporter subunit EIIC, whose product MSQPSSAETEVSPARRRWQSAFQGLQKMGRSLQLPIAVLPAAGILNRLGQPDVFGDDGLGWTNVSKVMAGAGGALLDGSLGLPLLFCVGVSIGMAKKSDGSTALAAVAGFLVYFSVLRQFPEDCPSGSTTVQGIGCQATVDHTVVSFTYQNPGVFGGIVMGLLTAFFWQRYHRTKLVDWLGFFNGRRLVPIIMAFVAIAFAALCLWVWPPIGNGLENFSDWLKGAGSWGAGLFGVANRALLVIGLHQFLNVPIWFQFGTYTKPDGSQVHGDINMFLAGDPNAGQFTSGFFPIMMFALPAAALAITHCAKPARRKEVGGLMLSVALTSFVTGITEPIEYSFLFIAPLLYVVHAVLTGVSMAVTWGLGVHDGFSFSAGLIDYVINWNLATKPWAIIPIGLCFAAVYYAIFRFAITRFDLKTPGREPEEEVEDVTKL is encoded by the coding sequence ATGAGCCAGCCCTCAAGCGCCGAGACCGAGGTCTCTCCCGCGCGCCGACGGTGGCAGTCGGCGTTCCAGGGACTGCAGAAGATGGGCCGCAGTCTGCAGCTGCCCATCGCCGTGCTGCCGGCCGCGGGCATCCTCAACCGGCTGGGCCAGCCGGATGTGTTCGGGGACGACGGCCTGGGGTGGACGAACGTCTCCAAGGTGATGGCGGGAGCGGGCGGTGCGCTGCTCGACGGTTCGCTGGGGCTGCCGCTGCTGTTCTGCGTGGGTGTGTCGATCGGGATGGCGAAGAAGTCTGACGGGTCGACGGCGCTGGCCGCGGTGGCCGGATTCCTGGTCTATTTCTCGGTGTTGCGGCAGTTTCCGGAGGACTGTCCGAGCGGGTCGACGACCGTGCAGGGCATCGGGTGCCAGGCGACGGTGGACCACACGGTGGTGTCGTTCACCTATCAGAACCCGGGGGTGTTCGGCGGCATCGTGATGGGGCTGCTGACGGCGTTCTTCTGGCAGCGGTACCACCGCACCAAGTTGGTGGACTGGCTCGGGTTCTTCAACGGGCGGCGGCTGGTGCCGATCATCATGGCGTTCGTGGCGATCGCCTTCGCGGCGCTGTGTCTGTGGGTGTGGCCGCCGATCGGGAACGGGCTGGAGAACTTCAGCGACTGGCTGAAGGGCGCGGGGTCGTGGGGTGCGGGGCTGTTCGGTGTCGCGAACCGGGCGTTGCTGGTGATCGGTCTGCACCAGTTCCTGAACGTGCCCATCTGGTTCCAGTTCGGGACGTACACCAAGCCTGACGGCTCCCAGGTGCACGGTGACATCAACATGTTCCTGGCGGGCGATCCGAACGCGGGGCAGTTCACCTCGGGGTTCTTCCCGATCATGATGTTCGCGCTGCCGGCCGCCGCGCTGGCGATCACGCACTGCGCGAAGCCGGCCCGCCGCAAGGAGGTGGGCGGTCTGATGCTCTCGGTGGCCCTGACCTCTTTCGTGACGGGGATCACCGAGCCGATCGAGTACTCGTTCCTGTTCATCGCGCCGCTGTTGTACGTGGTGCACGCGGTGCTGACGGGTGTGTCGATGGCGGTGACGTGGGGGCTCGGGGTGCACGACGGATTCAGTTTCTCGGCCGGGCTCATCGACTACGTCATCAACTGGAATCTGGCGACGAAGCCGTGGGCGATCATCCCGATCGGCCTGTGCTTCGCGGCCGTCTACTACGCGATCTTCCGGTTCGCCATCACCAGGTTCGACCTGAAGACGCCGGGCAGGGAGCCCGAGGAGGAGGTCGAGGACGTCACCAAGCTGTAG
- a CDS encoding PTS transporter subunit EIIC: protein MSTATETAAPAKKRGSGLFQGLQKVGRSLQLPIAVLPAAGLLLRFGQPDVFGKDGFGWDKVASVFATAGGAIFDNLPMLFCIGVAIGFAKKSDGSTALAALVGFLVYSNVLKAFPVTEAKVQAGADIAATYNNPGVLGGILMGLLSAVLWQRFHRTKLVDWLGFFNGRRLVPIIMAFVGTLMGVFFGLVWEPIGEVISDFGEWMTGLGAVGAGLFGLINRALIPIGMHQFVNTVSWFQLGDFKDATGTIVHGDLNRFFAGDPTAGQFMSGFFPIMMFGLPAAAIAIAHSARPERRKAVMGMMISLALTSFVTGVTEPIEFSFMFIAPVLYAIHAVLTAVSMAVTWALGVHAGFTFSAGVIDYGLNWNLATKPWLIIPIGLVFGAIYYVVFRFAIVKFNLPTPGREPEEEVEDLTKA from the coding sequence ATGAGCACCGCCACCGAGACGGCGGCCCCCGCCAAGAAGCGGGGATCCGGTCTTTTCCAGGGCCTGCAGAAGGTCGGCCGAAGCCTGCAGCTCCCGATCGCCGTGTTGCCGGCGGCGGGGCTCTTGCTCCGGTTCGGCCAGCCCGATGTGTTCGGCAAGGACGGCTTCGGCTGGGACAAGGTCGCGTCCGTGTTCGCCACCGCCGGTGGCGCGATCTTCGACAATCTGCCGATGCTGTTCTGTATCGGCGTCGCGATCGGCTTCGCCAAGAAGTCCGACGGCTCGACCGCACTGGCGGCCCTGGTCGGCTTCCTGGTGTACAGCAACGTCCTCAAGGCGTTCCCGGTCACCGAGGCGAAGGTCCAGGCCGGCGCCGACATAGCCGCGACCTACAACAACCCCGGCGTCCTCGGCGGCATCCTGATGGGGCTGCTGTCGGCCGTGCTGTGGCAGCGCTTCCACCGCACCAAGCTGGTGGACTGGCTCGGGTTCTTCAACGGCCGCCGCCTGGTGCCGATCATCATGGCCTTCGTCGGCACCCTCATGGGCGTCTTCTTCGGGCTGGTCTGGGAGCCGATCGGTGAGGTCATCTCCGACTTCGGTGAGTGGATGACCGGTCTCGGCGCCGTCGGTGCGGGACTGTTCGGCCTGATCAACCGCGCGCTGATCCCCATCGGCATGCACCAGTTCGTGAACACCGTCTCCTGGTTCCAGCTCGGCGACTTCAAGGACGCGACGGGCACCATCGTCCACGGCGACCTGAACCGCTTCTTCGCCGGCGACCCGACGGCCGGCCAGTTCATGTCCGGCTTCTTCCCGATCATGATGTTCGGTCTGCCGGCCGCCGCGATCGCGATCGCCCACTCCGCCCGCCCCGAGCGCCGCAAGGCCGTGATGGGCATGATGATCTCGCTCGCGCTGACCTCCTTCGTGACCGGTGTGACCGAGCCGATCGAGTTCTCGTTCATGTTCATCGCGCCGGTGCTGTACGCGATCCACGCGGTCCTGACCGCCGTCTCCATGGCGGTGACCTGGGCGCTGGGCGTCCACGCGGGCTTCACCTTCTCCGCGGGCGTCATCGACTACGGGCTGAACTGGAACCTGGCCACCAAGCCATGGCTGATCATCCCGATCGGCCTGGTCTTCGGCGCCATCTACTACGTCGTCTTCCGCTTCGCCATCGTCAAGTTCAACCTCCCCACCCCGGGCCGCGAGCCCGAGGAAGAGGTCGAGGACCTCACCAAGGCGTAG
- a CDS encoding MBL fold metallo-hydrolase, whose amino-acid sequence MKLTVVGCSGSFPSAESACSSYLVEADGFRLLLDMGNGALGELQRHCGLYDLDAIFLSHLHADHCIDMCAYFVARYYRHDGGRCDPIPVYGPEGTEHRLTTAYADTPTASSMSEVFDFHTVKPSTFDIGPFTVHTERVAHPVEAYGIRVEHGGKSLTYSGDTGLSGALTELARDTDLFLCEAAFTHGKENIPDLHLNGREAGETATRAGARRLVLTHIPPWTDPQVNLADARAVFDGPVSLAAPRVSYDI is encoded by the coding sequence ATGAAGCTCACCGTCGTCGGCTGCTCGGGGTCGTTCCCGTCCGCGGAATCGGCCTGCTCGAGCTACCTCGTCGAGGCCGACGGCTTCCGGCTGCTTCTCGACATGGGCAACGGTGCCCTTGGCGAGCTGCAGCGCCACTGCGGTCTCTACGACCTCGACGCGATCTTCCTCAGCCATCTGCACGCCGACCACTGCATCGACATGTGCGCGTACTTCGTCGCGCGCTACTACCGCCACGACGGCGGCCGCTGCGACCCCATCCCGGTCTACGGCCCCGAAGGCACCGAGCACCGTCTGACCACGGCCTACGCCGACACCCCCACGGCCTCCTCCATGAGCGAGGTCTTCGACTTCCACACGGTCAAGCCGTCCACCTTCGACATCGGGCCGTTCACGGTCCACACCGAGCGCGTGGCGCACCCGGTCGAGGCGTACGGCATCCGCGTCGAGCACGGCGGCAAGTCGCTGACCTACTCCGGCGACACGGGGCTGAGCGGGGCGTTGACCGAACTGGCCCGCGACACCGACCTGTTCCTGTGCGAGGCCGCCTTCACGCACGGCAAGGAGAACATCCCCGACCTGCACCTCAACGGCCGCGAGGCGGGTGAGACGGCGACCCGGGCAGGAGCCCGCCGCCTGGTCCTCACCCACATCCCCCCGTGGACCGACCCGCAGGTCAACCTCGCCGACGCGCGCGCGGTGTTCGACGGCCCGGTGTCCCTGGCGGCGCCGAGGGTGTCGTACGACATCTAG